Proteins found in one Plasmodium relictum strain SGS1 genome assembly, chromosome: 13 genomic segment:
- the AP2-G2 gene encoding transcription factor with AP2 domain(s), putative produces the protein MLNKATDLNDLCLNGYNSTEKKYKEKNILDAHEDNMDTYKINNLNENIKAENLLEEKKLLKSQHELAVNEERKEGISNNKNEYINVNNNNDDINNKYIIRDINVNEQNENINENRKVNEDISNEKDKNANINSDKNENTNKDENLNEDANKNEDKNTNANSNKYENLNENSNKNEDKNTNTNSNKNEDLNNDGNFNKDANQNEYKNTNANTNKNEDLNNDGNLNKDTNQNEDKNANANLNKNENIYIDENLNENANQTEDQNININTNTNSNACININTNSITSTNTNINSNADTNTNENNYNITNYVDTNEIYINSSMRQKNMEGINYLASLSNNSSLEKNEKKNKYNFLLLNSSSGEKEDLCAYEEKLGISCRFFINTSNPYDFDIRIIKENCLTIFQLLYTEKKKWCSLYICTHNGPMSNFNYHLYKILCSKDDIYIYFFLFKKFIFSCYIYFNLVSIKIYSSSSNKEDSKFNDFTNILNKKSFINNEKNYKNEESSISSNKKDDAYMENNDEVKKSELPEAKASLPSNEINLNFEKIKELSNVYNNIYDSNKSEESKILNFLYDPCKHLYGNKLNICSSYLNFFDMNQSDIKKKLQLFINTHSPTMINITKKWNSFYLNKSKICSFVEKYKDIKFSSFDNSRKDSTEKFINSFVETFSVIKNFNNKQIKEEKEKDDEEQYSENEHILLKNEKKNNNTSTYKIEENNNTISILNESTKNENKSLDNIIDQNNKIKAPDNNIQLLNYNIINIHEISSNTDNFIINENKTIQNKDEIGNQNFSFKDDTQNNIFSKNNNEKIEGSSENNIDKDNYTNKDDSSNDINKNENDMNSMTKNKEDLSNINNNSNNSNDKTINDDNNNDKTIDDNNNNDKTIDDNNNNDKTIDDNNNHKTINDNNNNDKIINDNNNNDNNNNDKIINDNNNNDNNNNDNNNNDNNINDNNNNDNNNNDKTINDNNIIANINESNYNGCNINISNSFNNNDNMNNDINDNIISTSICSNNNSNHNEGISNISNDETYNKIFNTNKKKVTNIICEDYTNVTSNNKNENNKENCFNDTKENVFNCVESKENILELNMLNKNCLPNNIILNNLNILITDLNELYDYLENTKDKTIKLDTNYLLKEENSGSKNNTFSTKGENNINNLYKEIKSDKEMYHKKDEYFNIEISSVDMKSFCSVCSGIQYDNFENSLNHSEENNYKKIEVFMKESDFFCNCNNINSYHNELLNENYNYKVCFNGDQPNEEYYVIKKDEMKRVNGKKDDHINMDNEEDMNEEEQQNGKNELKNRCLAKNKNKIWVQNKDLEKKPLTSRELRNIRRNKIAKNQQDQKNKSAKSTQNFDLKSPRVKKLEKFTNVDQEELREVFGPTGVSGVYFEKSRSSWTAQYKVSGGKRRAKRFLVTKNMTYEEIENVKQQCIAYRKQMEKEYVKEFLNEEKKKANNMNCSIRKPKRKRKMKNFYEC, from the coding sequence AGCagaatgaaaatataaatgaaaatagaaaAGTAAATGAAGACATAAGTAATGAGAAAGATAAAAATGCAAATATAAACTcagataaaaatgaaaatacaaataaagatgaaaatttaaatgaagatgcaaataaaaatgaagataaaaatacaaatgcaaattcaaataaatatgagaatttaaatgaaaattcaaataaaaatgaagataaaaatacaaatacaaactcaaataaaaatgaagactTAAATAATGATGGAAATTTCAATAAAGATGCAAAtcaaaatgaatataaaaatacaaatgcaaacacaaataaaaatgaagactTAAATAATGATggaaatttaaataaagatacaaatcaaaatgaagataaaaatgCAAATGCAaacttaaataaaaatgaaaatatatatatagatgaaaatttaaatgaaaatgcaAATCAAACTGAAgatcaaaatataaatatcaaTACTAATACCAACTCCAACGCATGCATCAACATCAATACTAACAGCATAACCAGTACTAATACTAATATAAATTCAAATGCAGATACAAATACAAacgaaaataattataatataactAATTATGTTGATACAAATgaaatttacataaatagCAGTATGAGACAAAAAAACATGGAAggaataaattatttagcAAGTTTATCTAATAATAGCtcattagaaaaaaatgaaaaaaaaaataagtataatttcttattattaaattcaaGTAGTGGGGAAAAAGAGGATTTATGTGcatatgaagaaaaattgGGTATTTCATGTAGATTTTTTATCAATACATCAAATCCTTATGATTTTGATAttagaataataaaagaaaattgttTAACTATATTTCAATTATTATACAcggaaaaaaagaaatggtGTTCGCTCTATATATGTACGCATAATGGTCCAATgtcaaattttaattatcatttatataaaattttatgtagtaaagatgatatatatatatacttttttttattcaagaaatttatattttcatgcTACATATATTTCAATTTAGTAagcattaaaatatattcttctTCCTCAAATAAAGAGGACAGTAAATTTAATGATTTTACAAAtattcttaataaaaaaagttttataaataatgaaaaaaattacaagaaTGAAGAAAGTAGTATATCTTCTAATAAAAAGGACGATGCCTATATGGAGAACAATgatgaagtaaaaaaaagCGAACTTCCTGAAGCAAAGGCATCTTTACCTTctaatgaaattaatttgaattttgaaaaaataaaggagCTAAGTAAcgtttataataatatatatgatagtAATAAAAGTGAAGAatctaaaattttaaattttttatatgaccCATGTAAGCATTTATATGGAAATAAGCTTAATATTTGTTCaagttatttaaatttttttgatatgAATCAAtcagatataaaaaaaaaattacaattatttattaatacgCATTCTCCAACTATGataaatattacaaaaaaatggaattctttttatttaaataagagTAAGATTTGCTCTTTTgtagaaaaatataaggacataaaattttcttcatttgatAATTCTAGAAAAGATAGCacagaaaaatttattaattcatttgTTGAAACTTTTTctgttataaaaaattttaataataaacaaattaaagaagaaaaagaaaaagatgatGAAGAGCAATATTCTGAAAATGAACAtattttacttaaaaatgaaaaaaagaataataatacttcaacatataaaattgaagaaaataataacacaatttctatattaaatgaaagcacaaaaaatgaaaataaatcattagataatataattgatcaaaataataaaataaaagcacCAGATAACAATATACaacttttaaattataacattattaatattcATGAAATTTCAAGTAATAcagataattttataatcaaTGAAAACAAAACAATTCAGAACAAAGATGAAATTGGAAACCAAAATTTCAGTTTTAAAGATGATACTcagaataatatatttagtaaaaataataatgaaaaaattgagGGATCCTCTGAAAATAACATTGATAAAGATAATTACACTAATAAAGATGATAGTTcaaatgatattaataaaaacgaaaatGACATGAATAGCATgactaaaaataaagaagacctaagtaatattaataataattcaaataatagTAATGATAAAACAAttaatgatgataataataatgataaaacaattgatgataataataataatgataaaacaattgatgataataataataatgataaaacaattgatgataataataatcataaaacaattaatgataataataataatgataaaataattaatgataataataacaatgataataataataatgataaaataattaatgataataataacaatgataataataataatgataataataataatgataataatattaatgataataataataatgataataataataatgataaaacaattaatgataataacaTTATTgcaaatataaatgaaagcAATTATAATGGTTGCAACATAAACATTAGTAATTCATTTAACAATAATGACAACATGaataatgatattaatgataatataattagCACTAGCATTtgtagtaataataatagtaatcaTAATGAAGGTATTAGTAATATCAGTAATGATGaaacatataataaaatatttaatacaaacaaaaaaaaagttacaaATATTATATGTGAGGATTATACCAATGTTACAAGTAATAATaagaatgaaaataataaagaaaattgttTTAATGATACAAAGGAAAATGTTTTCAATTGTGTAGAaagtaaagaaaatatattggaattaaatatgttaaataaaaattgtttacctaataatataattttaaataatttaaatatattaatcactgatttaaatgaattatatgATTATTTAGAGAACACTAAAGATAAAACTATAAAACTAGATACCAATTACTTActaaaagaagaaaacagtggaagtaaaaataatacatttaGTACAAAGGGtgagaataatataaataacttatataaagaaataaaatcaGATAAAGAAATGTATCATAAAAAAGacgaatattttaatatagaaatatCATCTGTTGACATGAAAAGTTTTTGTTCTGTGTGTTCAGGAATTCAATATgataattttgaaaatagTCTTAATCATTCAGAGGaaaataattacaaaaagATTGAAGTATTTATGAAAGAAAGTGACTTTTTTTGTAATTgcaataatattaatagcTATCACAATGAATtgttaaatgaaaattataactACAAGGTTTGCTTTAATGGTGATCAACCTAATGAAGAATATTACGtgataaaaaaagatgagATGAAGAGAGTGAATGGGAAAAAGGATGATCATATAAATATGGATAATGAAGAAGATATGAATGAGGAAGAACAACAAAATGGAAAAAACGAACTTAAAAATAGGTGTCtagcaaaaaataaaaataaaatatgggTACAAAATAAggatttagaaaaaaagcCTTTGACTAGTAGAGAGTTAAGAAATATAAGAAGAAACAAAATAGCTAAAAATCAACAGgatcaaaaaaataagtcAGCAAAATCTACACAGAATTTTGACTTAAAGTCACCTAGAGTTAAAAAATTAGAGAAATTTACAAATGTTGATCAAGAAGAACTTAGAGAAGTTTTTGGACCGACAGGAGTTTCAGGTGTTTACTTTGAAAAAAGTAGAAGTAGTTGGACTGCTCAATATAAAGTTAGTGGAGGAAAAAGAAGAGCAAAAAGATTTTTAGTTACTAAAAATATGACTTatgaagaaatagaaaatgtAAAACAACAGTGTATAGCATATAGAAAACAAATGGAAAAGGAGTAtgtaaaagaatttttaaatgaagaaaaaaaaaaagcaaataaTATGAATTGCTCTATAAGAAAAcctaaaagaaaaagaaaaatgaaaaatttttatgaatgttaa
- the PM4 gene encoding plasmepsin IV, putative translates to MDITIKSEDYSNSLIKSTPAFERLRANNLKFFKVQKKLRIVFLILSILLIGVFAFFLVENYYFSNNKLNEVLQNSDNVIVGIKIERVHEKYLKTLVNKKLQNYIRESFKFIKSGLAENDLGSENDVIELEDVANVLYYGEGEIGENKQKFKFIFDTGSSNLWIPGASCTSSGCLKKSSYDSSKSKTYEADGAKVELSYGSGTVKGFFSKDLVSIGNLSLSYKFIEVTDTDGLEPLYSSSPFDGLIGLGWKDLSVGSIDPLVVELKTQNKIDNALFTFYLPSHDKQSGFLTIGGIEDKFYEGELTYEKLNHDLFWQIDLNVRFGDITFEKANAIVDSGTSIITAPTNFIKKFFRNTEIVKLPFIPFYITACNNNDLPVLEFQSQNNKYTLEPEFYLEPLEFDESLCMVYILPLDINENTFILGDPFMRKYYTVFDYDNERVGFAVAKKF, encoded by the coding sequence ATGGATATTACTATAAAAAGCGAAGATTACTCCAACAGTTTGATTAAGAGCACTCCAGCTTTTGAAAGGTTGAGGGCTAataacttaaaattttttaaagttcAGAAAAAGTTACGAATAgtgtttttaattctttCCATTCTTTTGATTGGTGTATTTGCTTTTTTCCTTGTTGAAAACTATTACTtttctaataataaattGAATGAAGTACTTCAAAACTCAGATAATGTTATTGTTGGTATTAAAATTGAAAGAGTtcatgaaaaatatttaaaaacattaGTAAACAAAAAATTGCAAAATTATATAAGGGAATCAttcaaatttattaaatctgGCTTAGCAGAAAATGATTTAGGAAGTGAAAATGATGTAATAGAATTAGAAGATGTAGCAAATGTACTTTATTATGGTGAAGGAGAAATAGGAGAAAATAAACAAAAGTTTAAGTTTATATTTGATACAGGTTCATCAAACTTATGGATACCTGGTGCTAGCTGTACTAGTTCAGGATGTCTTAAAAAGAGTAGCTATGATTCATCTAAATCAAAAACATATGAAGCAGATGGAGCAAAAGTAGAATTATCTTATGGTTCAGGAACCGTTAAAGGATTCTTTAGCAAAGATTTAGTATCAATAGGCAATTTGTCACTttcttataaatttattgagGTAACAGATACCGATGGATTAGAACCTCTTTATAGCTCTTCACCATTTGATGGATTAATAGGTTTAGGATGGAAAGATTTATCTGTTGGCTCAATTGACCCATTAGTTGTAGAATTAAAAACTCAGAATAAAATAGATAATGccttatttactttttatttaccATCACATGATAAGCAATCTGGATTTTTAACAATAGGTGGAATAGAAGATAAATTTTATGAAGGAGAATTAacatatgaaaaattaaatcacGATTTATTTTGGCAAATAGATTTAAATGTGCGTTTTGGAGATATCACTTTTGAAAAAGCTAATGCTATTGTTGACAGTGGCACAAGCATAATTACTGCACcaacaaattttattaaaaagttcTTTAGGAATACAGAAATTGTTAAGTTACCATTTATACCATTTTATATAACTGCTTGTAACAATAATGATTTACCAGTCTTAGAATTTCAATCTCAAAACAACAAATATACATTAGAACCAGAATTTTATTTAGAACCATTAGAATTTGATGAATCATTATGTATGGTATACATTTTACCATTagatattaatgaaaatacatTCATATTAGGTGATCCATTTATGCGTAAATATTACACTGTTTTTGATTATGATAATGAAAGAGTTGGTTTTGCGGTtgctaaaaaattttag
- a CDS encoding tRNA m2G10 methyltransferase subunit, putative — protein sequence MRLLTHNFLKCNETQCTGGYPLIIKLDNNVEENIKILDQEMNIEFIKNVLSKVDYDVLYKTAKQFDINLLPSYSSEHLENEEFLNSVHHALFKVHIMEGTLVCPKCSISFPIKDGIPNMLTGSEK from the exons ATGAGGCTTCTTACgcataattttttgaaatg taatgaAACTCAATGTACAGGAGGTTATccattaataataaaattagataataatgttgaagaaaatataaaaatattagatcAAGAAATGAATAtagaatttataaaaaatgtgtTGAGTAAAGTTGATTATGatgttttatataaaacaGCTAAAcaa tttgaCATAAACCTATTACCTAGTTACTCTAGTGAACActtagaaaatgaagaattttTGAATTCAGTCCATCATGCACTTTTCAAG gTTCATATAATGGAAGGAACCTTAGTATGTCCAAAGTGTAGTATTTCATTTCCCATAAAAGATG gTATTCCAAATATGTTAACAGGAAGTGAAAAAtga
- the PRP38B gene encoding pre-mRNA-splicing factor 38B, putative, producing the protein MDGNFNNIEYPLYLTQANQVDQNDINKQMYDYYYYNNLEGINNRRTYNMTNEKNFEYKNNEDYYNYNCSYNLNNKNNILYDSSGNYMINYNYYDPSYYHMNNSVHTISNTVNHMDNTMNTINNSLNEFSNKAEENHKYHFNNSDPNCKLCNTYKMSGNIASNSSYPSTVNHNNEEKKNCLEMTNTTTYNVNTLLRNNILSSEYFKSLSILKTYKEVVDEIHAYADHVEPYCIGSTRAPSTLFCCLYKLFTMHLSEKQLKGLIDHKDSCYIRACGFLYLRYAHSPANLWQWFESYLLDEEEFTISSDKRKKSTIGEYVQSLLSDDKYFNTVLPRLPIKIKNIYGARLMLINDHRRRLKKNKEKISKFVKGEPAIAYVNGEWEKGEIGGIVNHGKDKIFVRIRKIDGNEKLVNIGYVKLDIKDSKKEKDIDKNNSTERSRSRNRRRVSRSGSRRRRRRSRSRRRSSRGDRSRSRSRRRSSRDRSRSRGRRRKRANEEEKYSSHNILHASHRDRSINKHNKRSHEKSHKRRDRSTSKSNSMKRKHKKEKYENTEDELINKFRKMESQKALATGKDYARRPTSYKSSLSLKVENISTRKKSRSLSPRRINRTVQIIQKDAKNNENTIAENSKLKELMQKYNKEENDMKKKMNTEDLEEMDIMKLG; encoded by the exons ATGGAtggaaattttaataatatagaatATCCTTTATATCTAACACAAGCAAATCAGGTAGAtcaaaatgatataaataagcAGATGtatgattattattattataataatctaGAAGGTATAAATAACAGGAGAACATATAATATGACTAacgaaaaaaattttgagtataaaaataatgaagactattataattataattgttCTTATAACTTGAATAACAAGAATAATATTCTTTATGACTCTTCAGGAAATTATatgataaattataattattatgatCCATCTTACTATCATATGAATAATTCAGTACATACAATAAGCAACACAGTTAATCATATGGATAATACAATGAATACGattaataattcattaaatgaattttctAATAAAGCCGAAGAAAATCATAAGTatcattttaataattcagaTCCCAACTGTAAACTTTGTAACACATATAAAATGAGTGGAAACATAGCATCAAATAGTTCTTATCCATCAACAGTAAAtcataataatgaagaaaaaaaaaattgtttagaAATGACTAATACAACAACTTACAACGTTAATACAttattaagaaataatattttatcatcAGAGTATTTTAAATCTTTAAGTATACTTAAAACATATAAAGAAGTAGTAGACGAAATCCATGCATATGCTGATCACGTTGAACCATATTGTATAGGCAGTACTCGAGCTCCTTCAACTCTTTTTTGCTGCCTTTATAAGCTTTTTACAATGCATTTATCAGAAAAAcaa ctCAAAGGATTAATAGATCATAAAGATTCCTGCTATATAAGAGCGTGTGGTTTTTTATACTTAAGATATGCCCATTCACCTGCTAAT ttaTGGCAATGGTTTGAATCGTATTTATTAGATGAAGAAGAATTTACAATCTCCTcagataaaagaaaaaaatcaaCAATAGGAGAATATGTTCAAAGCTTGTTGTCTgatgataaatattttaatacag tATTACCAAGATTAcctataaaaattaaaaatatatatggaGCTCGTTTAATGCTTATAAATGATCATAGAAGAcgattaaaaaagaataaagaaaaaatatcaaaattcGTAAAAGGAGAACCTGCTATAGCTTATGTAAA TGGTGAATGGGAAAAAGGAGAAATAGGGGGCATAGTAAATCATggaaaagataaaattttcgtgagaataagaaaaattgaTGGAAATGAAAAATTGGTTAATATAGGTTATGTTAAATTGGATATTAAAGATTctaaaaaagagaaagatATAGACAAAAACAATAGTACTGAAAGAAGCAGAAGTAGAAATAGAAGAAGAGTTAGTAGAAGCGGAAGTAGAAGAAGAAGGAGAAGAAGTAGGAGTAGAAGAAGAAGTAGTAGAGGGGATAGAAGTAGGAGCAGAAGTAGAAGAAGAAGTAGTAGAGATAGAAGTAGAAGTagaggaagaagaagaaaaagggcaaatgaagaagaaaaatattcttcTCATAATATATTACATGCTTCACATCGTGATAGATCAATTAATAAACATAATAAGAGATCACATGAAAAGTCACATAAAAGAAGAGATAGATCTACATCCAAATCTAATTCAATGAAAAGAAAACataagaaagaaaaatacGAAAATACAGAAGATGAATTAATTAacaaatttagaaaaatggAAAGTCAAAAAGCACTTGCAACCGGAAAAGATTATGCAAGAAGACCTACTTCATATAAATCGTCTCTATCACTAAAAGTGGAAAATATATCAACTAGAAAAAAATCCAGATCATTATCTCCCAGAAGAATAAATAGAACAGTACAAATTATACAAAAAGAtgcaaaaaataatgaaaatacaaTTGCAGAAAATTCAAAACTAAAAGAATTAAtgcaaaaatataataaagagGAAAatgatatgaaaaaaaaaatgaacacTGAAGATTTAGAAGAAATGGATATTATGAAATTaggataa
- the NOP1 gene encoding fibrillarin, putative: protein MTDTFRGGSGNFKKGSNDFRRGNNNSVLKGSTWKGSNGGRGGGGRGGGGRGGGGRGGGGRGGGGRGGGGRGGGGRGGGGRGGGGNRSFKKDNKSSKVIVVPHRFPGVYLLKGKSDILVTKNLVPGESVYGEKRYEVMDENEKIEYRVWNPFRSKLGACLMGGVGNMPIKPGSKVLYLGAANGTSVSHVSDMIGEEGVVYAVEFSHRSGRDLTNMSKKRSNIVPIVEDARQPTKYRMLVDMVDVVFADVAQPDQARIVALNAHMFLKTGGWFIISIKANCVDSTAKPEVVFASEMEKLKKENCKPKEKLTLEPFHRNHAIVLGLYR, encoded by the exons atgacag aCACATTTAGAGGGGGTTCAGGGAATTTTAAAAAGGGATCAAATGATTTCAGAAGGGGAAATAATAACTCGGTACTTAAAGGTAGCACATGGAAAGGATCAAATGGAGGAAGAGGTGGAGGAGGAAGAGGTGGGGGAGGTAGAGGTGGAGGAGGTAGAGGTGGGGGAGGTAGAGGTGGAGGAGGTAGAGGTGGAGGAGGAAGAGGTGGAGGAGGAAGAGGCGGTGGAGGAAGAGGTGGTGGAGGAAATAgaagttttaaaaaagataataaatcGAGTAAAGTAATAGTAGTACCTCACAGATTCCCAGGTGtgtatttattaaaaggAAAATCGGATATATTAGTTACCAAAAATTTAGTACCTGGAGAGAGTGTATATGGGGAAAAAAGATATGAAGTAATGGATGAAAATGAGAAAATCGAATATCGAGTCTGGAATCCATTTCGTTCTAAATTAGGAGCTTGTTTAATGGGTGGAGTAGGTAACATGCCAATAAAACCAGGAAGTAAAGTCTTATATTTAGGTGCAGCTAATGGAACTTCAGTTTCTCATGTGTCTGATATGATAGGAGAAGAAGGAGTTGTTTATGCTGTTGAATTTTCTCATAGATCAGGCAGAGACTTAACAAACATGTCAAAAAAAAGATCAAATATTGTTCCAATTGTTGAAGATGCTAGACAACCGACTAAATATAGAATGTTAGTTGATATGGTTGATGTTGTTTTTGCTGATGTCGCTCAGCCGGATCAAGCTCGTATTGTTGCTTTAAATGCAcatatgtttttaaaaactGGGGGATggtttattatttctattaaagCTAATTGTGTTGATTCTACTGCTAAGCCAGAAGTTGTTTTTGCATCTGAAATggaaaagttaaaaaaagaaaattgcAAACCTAAGGAAAAATTAACATTAGAACCCTTTCATCGTAATCATGCTATTGTTTTAGGCCTATACagataa